The following are from one region of the Mycolicibacterium diernhoferi genome:
- a CDS encoding flavin-containing monooxygenase — protein sequence MTARHLATHSIVDVDDATIASALEQLSVSALIASVVQITGDPTFIRGSIRPVQFVQNEFQGMLDEDSKARLRRLALREICAWRDAGCPDTPPLSTELIREVMDWIACEPVPDDNAALYLEEMDLHGHNPRAVAGPEGLDPPPGFSVLIIGLGASGLLAAIRLKEAGIPFEVVEKNPDVGGTWFENSYPGCRVDVASHFYSYSFEHVGDFSAYYTRQPELYDYFRSVMTHHDIGAHVSWGREAVRAQWDDEAGRWSVTLRRTDGGAEHRTASAVISGVGFLNRPMIPDLPGLQRFQGPAFHSARWDHAVDLQGKRVALIGAGASGFQIGPAIVDEVEELVVFQRTPQWMAPNPRYHAGVTDGERWAMRHLPGYSRWYRFMLMWQSSDKMLELVRADPDWHDFPRTANEASAARREIFANWINDQVGDIPELAEKVTPQYPPMAKRMLQDNGSWLRCLRREHVRYVNEPITGIDESSISTAADEFEVDVIVLATGFRASEVLCPMEVIGRGGVPISQVWDGKPEAFNGISVPGFPNFFMMAGPGTALAHAGSVIFMLECQMRYIGAALRTVIEKGGRSIEPTAEAYARYNRELQDEVATLMWGHPSIEHSWYKSPDGGVYVLSPFGSVEYWKRTRALADEDHVLG from the coding sequence ATGACCGCGCGTCACCTGGCCACGCACTCCATCGTCGACGTCGACGACGCCACCATCGCCTCGGCACTCGAACAGCTGTCGGTGTCCGCGTTGATCGCCTCGGTCGTCCAGATCACCGGGGATCCCACGTTCATCCGCGGCTCGATCCGCCCGGTTCAGTTCGTGCAGAACGAATTTCAGGGCATGCTCGACGAGGACAGCAAGGCTCGGTTACGACGTCTGGCGCTCCGTGAGATCTGTGCCTGGCGCGACGCCGGGTGCCCGGACACTCCGCCGCTGAGCACCGAGCTCATCCGGGAAGTGATGGACTGGATCGCCTGCGAACCGGTGCCCGACGACAACGCCGCGCTCTACCTGGAGGAGATGGACCTCCACGGCCACAATCCGCGCGCCGTCGCCGGACCGGAAGGACTCGATCCGCCGCCGGGGTTCTCGGTGCTCATCATCGGTCTCGGTGCGTCGGGTCTGCTCGCTGCGATCCGGCTCAAGGAGGCCGGCATCCCGTTCGAGGTCGTCGAGAAGAACCCCGATGTCGGCGGCACCTGGTTCGAGAACAGCTATCCGGGTTGCCGGGTCGACGTGGCCAGCCACTTCTACTCGTACTCGTTCGAGCACGTCGGCGACTTCAGCGCCTACTACACCCGCCAGCCCGAACTCTACGACTACTTCCGTTCGGTCATGACCCACCATGACATCGGCGCCCACGTGAGCTGGGGCCGCGAGGCGGTGCGTGCGCAGTGGGACGACGAGGCGGGGCGGTGGTCGGTGACGCTGCGCCGCACCGACGGCGGCGCCGAACACCGGACCGCCTCGGCCGTCATCTCTGGCGTCGGTTTCCTGAATCGGCCGATGATCCCGGATCTGCCCGGGCTGCAACGGTTTCAGGGTCCTGCCTTCCATTCGGCCCGGTGGGACCACGCGGTGGACCTGCAGGGTAAGCGGGTCGCCCTGATCGGCGCCGGCGCCAGCGGCTTCCAGATCGGTCCCGCCATCGTCGACGAGGTCGAGGAATTGGTGGTGTTCCAGCGCACGCCGCAGTGGATGGCGCCCAACCCGCGCTACCACGCCGGCGTCACCGACGGTGAACGCTGGGCGATGCGGCACCTGCCCGGCTACTCCCGCTGGTACCGCTTCATGCTGATGTGGCAGTCCAGCGACAAGATGCTGGAACTGGTTCGCGCGGACCCGGATTGGCACGACTTCCCGCGCACCGCGAACGAGGCCAGCGCCGCGCGGCGCGAGATCTTCGCCAACTGGATCAACGATCAGGTCGGCGACATCCCGGAACTCGCCGAGAAGGTCACCCCGCAGTATCCGCCGATGGCCAAGCGGATGCTGCAGGACAACGGCAGCTGGCTGCGCTGCCTGCGACGTGAACACGTGCGCTACGTCAACGAACCGATCACCGGTATCGACGAGTCGTCCATCAGCACCGCCGCCGATGAGTTCGAGGTCGACGTCATCGTGCTGGCCACCGGTTTCCGTGCCTCCGAGGTGCTCTGCCCGATGGAGGTGATCGGGCGCGGCGGAGTCCCGATATCGCAGGTATGGGACGGCAAACCCGAAGCCTTCAACGGCATCTCGGTACCCGGCTTCCCGAACTTCTTCATGATGGCGGGCCCGGGCACCGCGCTGGCCCACGCCGGCAGTGTGATCTTCATGCTGGAATGCCAGATGCGCTACATCGGTGCGGCGCTGCGGACCGTGATCGAAAAAGGCGGGCGCAGCATCGAACCCACCGCCGAGGCGTATGCGCGCTACAACCGGGAACTGCAGGACGAGGTTGCCACCCTGATGTGGGGGCACCCGTCCATCGAGCACTCCTGGTACAAGTCACCCGACGGTGGCGTCTACGTGCTCAGCCCGTTCGGGTCGGTGGAGTACTGGAAACGCACCCGTGCCCTGGCCGACGAGGACCACGTACTGGGCTAG